In a genomic window of Brassica napus cultivar Da-Ae chromosome C7 unlocalized genomic scaffold, Da-Ae chrC07_Random_17, whole genome shotgun sequence:
- the LOC125594974 gene encoding katanin p80 WD40 repeat-containing subunit B1 homolog KTN80.4-like, translating to MQSRLAKLQVVRRYWERNDVKNTIGSMEKMADNAVTADVLSIITERNEIMTLDTCTSLLPILAALLASDMDQHLNVSLDLLLKLVRMYGSPIYSSLSAPASVGVDIEAEQRIERYSRCFVELEKVKACLPSLSRRGGLVAKSVLELNLAFQEVSS from the exons ATGCAGTCTCGTTTGGCTAAGTTACAG GTAGTTCGTAGATACTGGGAAAGAAATGATGTTAAGAACACGATAGGTTCGATGGAGAAGATGGCTGATAATGCT GTTACTGCGGATGTGCTGAGTATAATAACCGAGAGAAATGAGATTATGACACTGGATACTTGTACCTCCCTTCTTCCCATTCTGGCAGCTCTTCTAGCAAGTGACATGGATCA gcATTTGAACGTTTCCCTGGATTTGCTGCTTAAGCTGGTTAGAATGTACGGGTCACCAATTTACTCATCACTGTCCGCTCCAGCATCTGTTGGTGTGGATATCGAAGCCGAGCAAAG GATTGAGCGCTACAGTCGTTGCTTTGTGGAGCTAGAGAAAGTTAAAGCCTGCCTTCCCTCGCTGTCAAG AAGAGGAGGTTTGGTGGCCAAGTCTGTGCTTGAACTCAACTTAGCATTTCAGGAAGTTTCATCATAA
- the LOC125594973 gene encoding high mobility group B protein 7-like isoform X2: MQNERWIRSTANKKRKSREYISATKQVSFLKLSHRFDSSERFVILTSDRDKKEMTNSNNTLLRPKFVSSFAICEGCNEKVTVKYKYMHKCNLDAKIGTEAKKKPPTAFYFFMNDFRETYEEENRYVNLKDVPKLGGEMWKSFPEDEKNVYRDKAAQLMEEYNKSLESDDADDVDEEKEVDNKGDAPNGCRNGRGRGRGRGRLVRGGRGR, translated from the exons ATGCAAAACGAACGGTGGATTAGATCAACAgctaataaaaaaaggaaatcgCGGGAGTATATAAGCGCCACAAAACAAGTTTCGTTTCTGAAACTTTCTCATCGATTCGATTCCTCGGAGAGATTTGTTATCCTAACTTCCGATCGAGATAAGAAAGAGATGACCAACAGCAACAACACCTTACTTCGCCCCAAATTCGTCAGCTCTTTCGCTATATG TGAAGGATGCAACGAGAAAGTAACTGTTAAGTATAAATATATGCACAAGTGCAACCTCGACGCCAAAATCG GAACTGAGGCTAAGAAGAAACCTCCTACCgccttttattttttcat GAATGATTTCCGCGAAACTTACGAAGAAGAGAATCGATATGTTAACCTTAAGGAT GTTCCAAAGCTTGGTGGTGAAATGTGGAAGTCTTTCCCTGAGGAC GAGAAGAATGTTTATAGGGATAAAGCTGCTCAACTTATGGAAGAATATAACAAGTCGCTTGAGAGCGACGATGCTGATGATGTA GATGAGGAGAAGGAAGTTGATAACAAAGGAGATGCACCAAATGGTTGTCGAAACGGTAGAGGTAGAGGTAGAGGTAGAGGAAGACTTGTTCGGGGAGGTCGTGGTCGGTGA
- the LOC125594973 gene encoding high mobility group B protein 7-like isoform X1, whose amino-acid sequence MTNSNNTLLRPKFVSSFAICEGCNEKVTVKYKYMHKCNLDAKIGTEAKKKPPTAFYFFMNDFRETYEEENRYVNLKDVPKLGGEMWKSFPEDEKNVYRDKAAQLMEEYNKSLESDDADDVEDEEKEVDNKGDAPNGCRNGRGRGRGRGRLVRGGRGR is encoded by the exons ATGACCAACAGCAACAACACCTTACTTCGCCCCAAATTCGTCAGCTCTTTCGCTATATG TGAAGGATGCAACGAGAAAGTAACTGTTAAGTATAAATATATGCACAAGTGCAACCTCGACGCCAAAATCG GAACTGAGGCTAAGAAGAAACCTCCTACCgccttttattttttcat GAATGATTTCCGCGAAACTTACGAAGAAGAGAATCGATATGTTAACCTTAAGGAT GTTCCAAAGCTTGGTGGTGAAATGTGGAAGTCTTTCCCTGAGGAC GAGAAGAATGTTTATAGGGATAAAGCTGCTCAACTTATGGAAGAATATAACAAGTCGCTTGAGAGCGACGATGCTGATGATGTA GAGGATGAGGAGAAGGAAGTTGATAACAAAGGAGATGCACCAAATGGTTGTCGAAACGGTAGAGGTAGAGGTAGAGGTAGAGGAAGACTTGTTCGGGGAGGTCGTGGTCGGTGA